The DNA window ATAGAATGGAACATGCAGCAATACATTTGTACATTTGAGGTAGAAAGCATTCACAAAGCAATTATTTCCGGACTGATCAGCCCCGATTTAAGTACATTTATGGAATTAATATTTACCTACTAAAGCTAGTTCGTAATGAAGGATTACAGATACAGGAAATTTACCGATGAAATTGAAAAGAACATTGCTGAAGGACTGTTGAAACCGGGAGATCGCCTGCCATCTGTCAGAAAGATCAAAAGCGAATATCAGCTCAGCACCAGTTCTGTGCAGAACGGCTATGATTACCTTGTTTATAAAGGACTGGTAAAAAGCCTTCCCCGTTCCGGATATAGCGTCAGTTTTCAGCTGAAGCAGGCATTGGATGATTTTAAATCTGATATGCAGGTAATCCCGAGAGATGCTGTCTTCAGAGAAAACATTTTGGTAACGTCCCATCAGCGCCACCATCATGAAAGCACCCACTTAAACGCGGCGGTTCCTTCTGATTTTTTAATCCCTCAAAAATTAGTTCTCCGTACGATGCAGCAAATGATCCGTGAGAAAGGTGCAGCCCTGCTGAGGTATTATCCTTCTAACGGATCAGAAGAACTTCGCAGATTAATTTCCAGGCGTTCGGCCCTGCATGGTGCATGGGTACAGCAGGAAGAAATCATTGTCACAGACGGAGCCTTGCAGGCTTTATATATTGCATTAGCGGTAACCACGCAGCCCAATGATATTATTGCGATAGAAAGTCCATGCGTCTTTTCAGTGTTGGAAATCATCGCTAATCTTCGCCTCAGGACCGTAGAAATCCCTGTAAGGAATAATACCGGTATAGATGCAGAGCTCATGAAGGAAGTATGTCAGAAAAATGATATCAGAGCAATGGTTGTAACCCCCAACTTTCATAATCCAACAGGAATATTGATGACTGATGAGGCAAAGAAACAGCTTTATGATATCGCATCTTCAAAAGATATTCCGATTATTGAAAATGATGTTTACGGAGATCTTTATTTTAGCGGCACCAGACCATCGACCATCAGGAATTTTGACATTCATGGCCTGGTTATCACCGTTTCTTCGTTTTCAAAAAGTCTGGCTCCCGGCATACGGTTAGGCTGGCTGTCGGCAGGACGTTATTTCTTACAAGCAGAACGTATGAAATTTGCTTTAGGCAGATCTGTTTCGCCCTTAAACCAGGAAGTTATCATAAAGTTACTGTCCGGTTCGAGTTATGACCGGCACCTTAGAACGTTTCGCAGAAAGCTGGAACAGAATGCCATCAGATTGGCCGGTCATTTTAATCAGTATTTTCCGGATACTGTAATGACAACCGTTCCTAAAGGCGGCTACAGCTTATGGACGCAGCTGGAACCTGATAGAGATATGGCATTATGGTATAAAACCGCTGAAAAATTCGGGGTTTCCTTTACTCCCGGTCATACATTTTCGTTTACGGATACCTACGATCATTGCTTTCGGACAGTCTTTTCCGGCCATTTAACACCTGAAAGTTTTGAAGCCATAGAGAAAATCGGAAACTGGATGAAGTACTGACTGTACCGTTTCTTTTTCCATAATCTGTACCGGGTCTTGATTTCAGGTAACCCGTACATTTGTTGGGAAATTGAATGCACAATGAATATCATATCAAAATTTACGGTAGGGTCAGAAAACGGGATGGATCTTTTTCTGGCGTTGAAAGAAGCTCATTTAAAAGAAATGTATGAAGGCATTATTGATCCGGTTCGGCTCAATCCTTATCTTGAAGATGAGCTTGACCGGAGAAAAGCAATTAATGGGCTCAATGATCTCAGCACGCAGCTGGTCATTGTCTTTGATGATGATCAGCCTCTGGGGTACGCCATGATTGGAAAAACGTTCAGTCAGCCCGCTGTTCTGGAAGGTAGACGAGCCGTCCATCTATCATTTTTTGTTCTTCCCAATTACCGTATTCCCGAAGTATGCCATTCATTATGGCAAAAATGCCTGTCTGTGACAAAAAACCATTCCT is part of the Chryseobacterium camelliae genome and encodes:
- a CDS encoding PLP-dependent aminotransferase family protein; the encoded protein is MKDYRYRKFTDEIEKNIAEGLLKPGDRLPSVRKIKSEYQLSTSSVQNGYDYLVYKGLVKSLPRSGYSVSFQLKQALDDFKSDMQVIPRDAVFRENILVTSHQRHHHESTHLNAAVPSDFLIPQKLVLRTMQQMIREKGAALLRYYPSNGSEELRRLISRRSALHGAWVQQEEIIVTDGALQALYIALAVTTQPNDIIAIESPCVFSVLEIIANLRLRTVEIPVRNNTGIDAELMKEVCQKNDIRAMVVTPNFHNPTGILMTDEAKKQLYDIASSKDIPIIENDVYGDLYFSGTRPSTIRNFDIHGLVITVSSFSKSLAPGIRLGWLSAGRYFLQAERMKFALGRSVSPLNQEVIIKLLSGSSYDRHLRTFRRKLEQNAIRLAGHFNQYFPDTVMTTVPKGGYSLWTQLEPDRDMALWYKTAEKFGVSFTPGHTFSFTDTYDHCFRTVFSGHLTPESFEAIEKIGNWMKY
- a CDS encoding GNAT family N-acetyltransferase codes for the protein MNIISKFTVGSENGMDLFLALKEAHLKEMYEGIIDPVRLNPYLEDELDRRKAINGLNDLSTQLVIVFDDDQPLGYAMIGKTFSQPAVLEGRRAVHLSFFVLPNYRIPEVCHSLWQKCLSVTKNHSYWTELPANDAMIPFLETIDFTVAEQSQLKPFEVSAQVMVCQDI